A stretch of Rhodoferax potami DNA encodes these proteins:
- the istA gene encoding IS21 family transposase codes for MITNEEYMELKVLRKHRLSLREISAQTGMAVNTVRKYLEGGPPAMKKLPERKSKLDPFKDYLAGRIQAAKPDWIPATVLQREIAAQGYTGSVRILQEYLKELRPQARPDPVVRFETQPGEQMQMDWIEFRKSGHKDGMLAAFVATLGHSRATFAEFVTDMKLETLLACHVRAFESFGGVTREVLYDNMKTVILKRDAYGKNLHQFQGAFADFAHHHGFVPRVCKPYRAKTKGKVERMNGYIRRSFWVPLVASMKQQCLVVDADTANREMRTWLRDVANVRIHGTTGCVPALALQQERTHLLAIPSAYSGRTVRQLQKVTGSGAAVRPIPAAAWRGLQHPLAMYDTLVHNQASAGGRP; via the coding sequence ATGATTACGAACGAGGAGTACATGGAACTCAAGGTTTTAAGGAAGCACAGGCTGAGCTTGCGCGAGATATCGGCGCAAACTGGAATGGCAGTCAACACGGTGCGTAAGTATTTGGAGGGCGGTCCGCCGGCCATGAAGAAACTGCCGGAACGTAAAAGCAAGCTCGATCCATTCAAGGACTACTTGGCTGGACGTATTCAGGCGGCCAAGCCTGATTGGATTCCCGCAACGGTGCTGCAGCGTGAGATTGCCGCACAGGGGTATACGGGCTCCGTGCGCATCCTGCAGGAGTACCTCAAGGAGTTGCGTCCACAGGCGCGCCCGGATCCGGTTGTGCGGTTCGAGACCCAGCCCGGTGAGCAAATGCAGATGGACTGGATCGAGTTCCGCAAGTCTGGGCATAAAGACGGCATGTTGGCGGCGTTTGTGGCAACGCTTGGCCACAGCCGGGCGACCTTCGCGGAGTTTGTCACAGACATGAAGCTGGAGACACTACTGGCGTGCCATGTCAGGGCGTTCGAGAGCTTTGGTGGAGTCACCCGTGAAGTGCTGTACGACAACATGAAGACCGTCATCCTCAAGCGTGACGCCTACGGCAAGAACCTGCACCAGTTCCAGGGTGCCTTTGCTGACTTTGCGCACCACCATGGCTTTGTGCCGCGGGTGTGCAAGCCCTATCGGGCCAAGACCAAGGGCAAAGTCGAACGCATGAATGGCTACATCCGGCGCAGCTTCTGGGTGCCATTGGTGGCGAGTATGAAGCAGCAATGCTTGGTGGTGGACGCGGACACAGCCAATCGGGAAATGCGCACCTGGCTGCGTGACGTTGCCAATGTGCGGATCCACGGAACCACTGGGTGTGTGCCGGCACTGGCTTTGCAACAGGAGCGCACACATCTGCTGGCCATCCCCAGCGCCTACAGTGGGCGAACAGTGCGTCAATTGCAAAAAGTCACCGGTAGCGGCGCAGCAGTCCGGCCAATTCCAGCCGCGGCATGGCGAGGCCTGCAGCATCCTCTGGCGATGTATGACACGCTGGTGCACAACCAAGCCTCAGCAGGAGGACGACCATGA
- a CDS encoding GGDEF domain-containing protein, translating into MSLPSAVDSPEAYLQAVIDGLCELSLRDPLTGLANRRHFSGVLERSIDVVARSGEPALLLMLDIDHFKKVNDTYGHQAGDQVLQVIAKTLTGCVRPMDTVARLGGEEFSVMLPSCHTGYGKVVAERIRAQIENLSIQIAPGLSIKVTVSIGGAYAPEWVRSTGALWSERADLQLYRAKKEGRNRIFLDQQQEIYVSAEEKNLLFGHLSLGDPAWIESVSNEPPNNTGAGPMQRVF; encoded by the coding sequence GTGTCACTCCCCTCAGCAGTGGATTCCCCAGAAGCTTATTTGCAGGCTGTTATCGATGGCCTGTGCGAGCTGTCCCTGAGAGATCCACTGACGGGACTGGCCAATCGGCGCCATTTCTCGGGGGTTCTGGAGCGGTCTATTGACGTAGTCGCCCGCTCAGGGGAGCCCGCACTGTTGTTGATGCTCGACATTGATCACTTCAAAAAGGTGAACGACACTTACGGCCACCAGGCTGGCGATCAAGTGCTCCAAGTCATTGCCAAAACTCTGACTGGATGTGTCCGACCGATGGATACGGTCGCCAGATTGGGCGGAGAAGAGTTCTCTGTCATGCTGCCGAGTTGCCACACAGGTTACGGCAAGGTCGTTGCGGAGCGAATCAGAGCACAAATTGAAAATTTGTCCATTCAAATTGCGCCCGGCCTGAGTATCAAAGTGACTGTGAGTATTGGTGGTGCTTACGCCCCTGAATGGGTGCGATCTACGGGCGCACTGTGGTCAGAGCGCGCCGATTTGCAACTCTATCGTGCAAAAAAAGAGGGGCGCAACCGTATCTTCCTCGACCAACAACAAGAGATCTATGTCAGTGCCGAAGAAAAAAATCTCTTGTTCGGTCACCTGTCTTTGGGTGATCCCGCGTGGATTGAAAGCGTTTCAAATGAACCACCCAACAATACGGGTGCAGGCCCCATGCAGAGGGTATTCTGA
- a CDS encoding MinD/ParA family protein — MSDVLNPPHSAEGNTGLPTQPSGKVIAVTSGKGGVGKTFVSANLAAAMAKRGQRVLVLDADLGLANLDVVLNLYPKITLHDVFTGKAKLEEAIIRAPGGFSVLLAGSGMVEYSRLTPEVRGDFLRIMNGLVPHYDVVILDTGAGISDVVLFAVSLAAEVMVVATPEPTSLTDAYATIKVLVGQQKRQTIRLVINQTARLGDGRAITTQLQQVLDRFVTTDTGKHVKLVHMGDIPADPAVRQAIMRRQLLLQAMPGSPAALAISQLAVKVEETVGLKAE, encoded by the coding sequence ATGTCTGACGTATTAAACCCACCCCATTCTGCCGAGGGCAACACCGGGTTGCCGACGCAACCATCTGGCAAGGTCATCGCGGTTACCAGCGGTAAAGGCGGCGTCGGTAAAACATTTGTATCTGCCAACTTGGCTGCAGCCATGGCCAAACGGGGCCAGCGGGTCTTGGTGCTCGACGCCGATCTCGGTCTCGCCAACCTTGATGTGGTTTTAAACCTCTACCCCAAAATCACCTTGCACGATGTGTTCACCGGCAAGGCGAAATTGGAAGAGGCCATCATTCGTGCCCCGGGAGGCTTTTCAGTACTGCTGGCTGGATCGGGGATGGTGGAGTACTCACGTCTCACACCCGAGGTACGGGGCGACTTTCTGCGGATCATGAATGGCTTGGTGCCTCATTACGACGTTGTCATTCTCGATACCGGCGCCGGGATTTCTGACGTGGTCTTGTTCGCCGTCTCTCTTGCTGCGGAAGTGATGGTAGTAGCTACTCCGGAACCTACGTCCCTCACGGATGCCTATGCCACCATCAAGGTACTGGTGGGGCAGCAGAAACGACAGACCATCCGTCTTGTCATCAACCAGACTGCCCGCTTGGGCGATGGGCGCGCAATCACGACCCAACTGCAGCAGGTGCTGGATCGCTTCGTCACCACCGACACCGGTAAACATGTGAAATTGGTTCACATGGGAGACATCCCAGCGGACCCCGCGGTACGTCAGGCAATCATGCGACGTCAGCTGTTGCTACAGGCCATGCCCGGCAGCCCCGCTGCGCTTGCAATTTCTCAACTGGCAGTCAAGGTCGAAGAGACGGTGGGTCTCAAAGCCGAATAA
- a CDS encoding DUF429 domain-containing protein has product MGVLIGCDFSSSPTKRKGIVCAKGAQAGGRLVLQGLERLASLDEFSAYLESEPSWLGAFDLPFGLPRELVVAMGWPLDWEACIRHYAALGRDDIRTAFAAFCDARPVGGKFAHRATDFPAQSSPSMKWVNPPVAFMLHVGVPRLMAANAYFPGLQIRPAGGDADLRVALEAYPGLIAKAVLGSRSYKSDEKAKQTPERLIARKDLVNALEMGQTRWGVRLKLSHAQRDALVDDPSGDSLDAVLCLVLAAWAELRHVAGEPLYGLPPTMDPLEGWIVSA; this is encoded by the coding sequence ATGGGTGTACTGATCGGTTGTGATTTTTCCAGTAGCCCAACCAAGCGCAAAGGTATCGTGTGCGCCAAGGGGGCACAGGCCGGCGGTCGGTTGGTACTGCAGGGTTTGGAGAGACTTGCGTCTCTGGATGAGTTTTCCGCTTACCTTGAGAGTGAGCCGTCGTGGCTTGGTGCCTTTGATTTGCCCTTTGGCTTGCCGCGTGAGCTGGTCGTGGCAATGGGTTGGCCTCTGGACTGGGAAGCCTGCATACGGCATTACGCAGCGTTGGGTCGCGATGACATCCGTACGGCTTTTGCTGCGTTTTGTGACGCACGCCCTGTGGGTGGCAAGTTCGCCCACCGCGCGACCGACTTTCCCGCGCAGTCCAGCCCTTCCATGAAGTGGGTCAACCCACCCGTAGCATTCATGTTGCATGTCGGCGTACCCCGCCTGATGGCTGCCAACGCGTATTTCCCGGGCCTGCAAATACGGCCAGCAGGGGGAGATGCCGATCTCCGGGTTGCGTTGGAGGCTTACCCCGGCTTGATCGCAAAAGCAGTGTTGGGGAGCCGAAGCTACAAGAGTGATGAAAAAGCGAAGCAAACACCCGAAAGGTTGATTGCCCGCAAAGACCTCGTCAACGCGCTCGAAATGGGGCAGACCCGATGGGGCGTTCGTCTTAAGTTAAGCCACGCCCAGCGTGACGCGCTGGTGGATGACCCTAGCGGAGACAGCTTGGATGCCGTGCTTTGCTTGGTGTTAGCCGCTTGGGCAGAGCTGCGCCATGTGGCAGGGGAGCCTCTTTACGGCTTGCCGCCCACCATGGATCCACTGGAGGGTTGGATAGTCTCAGCCTAG
- a CDS encoding BLUF domain-containing protein, which yields MLVRLLYASRAIDSNPDAIEAILSQSRNYNPTCGITGILCYGGGIFLQAIEGGRMAVSELYGHIQKDTRHKDVVLLHYEEITERRFGGWTMGQVNMSKINTNILLKYAERPELDPYSVSGKVSLALLEELMATASIIGRA from the coding sequence ATGTTGGTTCGTTTGCTTTACGCCAGCCGCGCGATTGACTCTAATCCCGACGCGATTGAGGCCATCCTTTCACAATCGCGCAACTACAACCCGACGTGCGGCATTACCGGCATCCTGTGCTACGGGGGCGGTATTTTCTTGCAGGCCATTGAAGGCGGGCGCATGGCCGTCAGTGAGTTGTATGGCCATATCCAAAAAGACACCCGTCACAAAGACGTCGTGTTGCTGCACTACGAGGAAATCACCGAGCGCCGCTTCGGTGGTTGGACGATGGGACAGGTCAATATGTCCAAAATCAACACCAACATTCTGCTGAAGTACGCAGAGCGTCCAGAGTTGGACCCTTACTCGGTGTCTGGCAAAGTGTCTTTGGCACTTTTGGAAGAGCTCATGGCCACGGCTTCCATCATCGGGCGTGCTTGA
- the folE gene encoding GTP cyclohydrolase I produces MSSTDALEGTPLSTQIRQRLKAARKRFHANDNISEFIQPGELETLLDEVEVQMRGVLNSLVIDIENDHNTDNTARRVAKMYLNEVFRGRYVPAPTITEFPNVGHLNELMIVGPITVRSACSHHFCPVIGKIWIGVMPNEHTNVIGLSKYARLAEWIMGRPQIQEEAVVQLADLIQEKTQPDGLAIVMEASHYCMAWRGVKDMDSKMINSVMRGVFLKDPNLRREFLSLIPQKG; encoded by the coding sequence ATGAGCTCTACAGACGCGCTGGAAGGAACTCCGCTTTCCACTCAAATTCGCCAACGATTGAAAGCCGCCCGCAAGCGCTTTCACGCAAACGACAACATTTCTGAATTCATTCAGCCCGGCGAGCTCGAGACTCTGCTAGATGAGGTCGAAGTGCAAATGCGCGGTGTGTTGAACAGCTTGGTGATTGACATTGAAAATGACCACAACACCGACAACACCGCGCGGCGTGTGGCCAAGATGTACCTCAATGAGGTGTTCCGCGGCCGTTATGTGCCGGCGCCCACGATCACTGAATTCCCCAACGTCGGTCACCTCAATGAGTTGATGATCGTCGGGCCCATTACGGTCCGCAGTGCATGCAGCCACCACTTTTGCCCGGTGATTGGGAAAATCTGGATCGGTGTGATGCCCAATGAGCACACCAATGTGATCGGTTTGTCCAAATACGCGCGTTTGGCCGAGTGGATCATGGGGCGTCCCCAGATTCAGGAAGAGGCTGTGGTGCAACTCGCCGACCTGATCCAGGAAAAGACCCAGCCCGATGGCTTGGCCATCGTGATGGAAGCCAGCCACTATTGCATGGCTTGGCGCGGCGTCAAGGACATGGACAGCAAAATGATCAACTCAGTCATGCGCGGCGTCTTCTTGAAAGACCCCAACCTGCGCCGTGAATTTCTCTCCCTCATTCCCCAGAAAGGCTAA
- the clsB gene encoding cardiolipin synthase ClsB — protein sequence MLKPPEVRSGHVLHLLSGGDEFFPALVGAIDAAQHEVRLETYIFDFNGQGADVAEALACAAQRGVAVFVVMDGVGTPYLPAHWMERWRQCGVQWHRYAPFGYTGVLIPGRWRRLHRKLCVVDGQRAFCGGINILDDWLDPHFGALSVPRLDYAVAVTGPLVAQCHAVMARFWARLQATRQLESLQWARVRQSWKAFRLLPPTSDAPGASKGDDGSVLAALLLRDNVRNRTTIERSYLKAIGAAREHVVLANAYFLPGGRLRRALIHAVKRGVRVQVVVQGQYEYFMQYHAARPVLSLLAARGVEICEYMPGFLHAKVAVVDGVWATVGSSNLDPLSLLLAREANVVVHDEKFAGRLSGALEQVIQGHTRPWDLTADAHRPWFERVFDRLAYGVMRLILLFSGRRY from the coding sequence ATGCTGAAGCCTCCCGAGGTCAGATCAGGCCATGTGCTGCATTTGTTGAGTGGCGGTGATGAGTTTTTTCCGGCACTGGTGGGGGCTATCGACGCCGCCCAACACGAGGTGCGACTGGAGACTTACATTTTTGATTTCAACGGCCAAGGTGCCGATGTGGCCGAGGCCTTGGCCTGCGCAGCGCAGCGTGGGGTTGCGGTATTCGTGGTGATGGATGGTGTAGGCACCCCCTATCTGCCCGCCCATTGGATGGAGCGTTGGCGCCAGTGTGGAGTGCAGTGGCACCGCTACGCACCCTTCGGCTACACGGGGGTGTTGATTCCTGGCCGGTGGCGGCGTCTGCACCGCAAATTGTGTGTGGTCGATGGACAGCGGGCGTTTTGTGGCGGTATCAACATCCTGGATGACTGGCTGGACCCCCACTTTGGCGCACTCAGTGTGCCGCGACTCGATTACGCCGTGGCGGTGACAGGCCCCTTGGTCGCCCAATGCCATGCGGTGATGGCCCGGTTTTGGGCCCGCCTGCAAGCGACCCGGCAGTTGGAGTCTCTTCAGTGGGCCCGCGTGCGTCAGAGCTGGAAGGCCTTTCGGCTTTTGCCTCCGACAAGCGATGCGCCGGGCGCTTCCAAAGGGGATGATGGCAGCGTGCTGGCAGCCTTGCTCTTGCGCGATAACGTGCGCAATCGCACGACGATTGAGCGCAGCTATCTCAAGGCGATTGGTGCTGCCCGCGAACACGTGGTGCTGGCGAATGCCTATTTCCTGCCCGGTGGTCGATTGCGGCGGGCACTGATCCACGCTGTGAAACGTGGTGTGCGTGTGCAGGTCGTGGTGCAAGGTCAATACGAATATTTCATGCAGTACCACGCGGCCCGCCCGGTACTGAGCCTTTTGGCCGCGCGGGGGGTAGAGATCTGTGAATATATGCCCGGTTTTTTGCATGCCAAGGTAGCGGTGGTTGACGGCGTGTGGGCTACTGTTGGGTCGTCCAATCTCGATCCCTTGAGCTTGCTTCTGGCGAGAGAAGCCAATGTGGTGGTGCACGACGAAAAGTTTGCAGGCCGCTTGTCTGGCGCCCTGGAGCAGGTGATTCAGGGTCATACCCGGCCTTGGGATCTGACGGCAGATGCTCACCGCCCCTGGTTTGAACGGGTGTTTGATCGTCTGGCCTACGGGGTGATGCGACTGATCTTGCTATTTAGTGGGCGACGCTATTAA
- a CDS encoding endonuclease/exonuclease/phosphatase family protein — protein sequence MTNLRVVTYNIHKGVQGFGPMRRLEIHNLSHAMAGMEADVLCLQEVRKMHHGESRHFPHWPEAPQADFLAPEGYHAVYRTNAVTRHGEHGNALLSRWPVLTHQHEDMSDHRLEQRGLLHVELDVAGRSVHVLVVHLGLIRTSRARQLQQLARYVEREIPRHCPLLVAGDFNDLGPWVAKQLTGSELQAPVTRRCATFPSRLPLVQLDHVLGRGLLPAASHVPRGPQWARMSDHLPLVTEWNLPTEWPAC from the coding sequence ATGACAAATTTGCGCGTTGTCACTTACAACATCCACAAGGGTGTCCAGGGTTTTGGTCCGATGCGCCGTTTGGAGATTCACAACCTCAGCCATGCGATGGCCGGCATGGAGGCCGATGTGCTGTGTTTGCAAGAGGTTCGCAAAATGCACCACGGTGAATCCCGGCATTTCCCGCATTGGCCTGAAGCGCCCCAAGCCGACTTTCTGGCCCCCGAGGGCTACCACGCGGTGTACCGCACCAATGCAGTGACTCGCCACGGTGAGCACGGCAATGCCTTGCTGTCACGATGGCCGGTGCTGACGCATCAACACGAAGATATGTCTGACCATCGCTTGGAGCAGCGGGGTCTTTTGCATGTGGAGTTGGATGTGGCGGGCCGCAGTGTGCATGTGCTGGTGGTCCATTTGGGGCTGATCCGGACGAGTCGGGCACGTCAACTGCAGCAGCTGGCTCGCTATGTGGAGCGTGAGATACCGCGGCACTGCCCGCTGCTGGTCGCGGGCGACTTCAATGACCTCGGGCCTTGGGTGGCGAAGCAACTGACAGGTTCTGAACTGCAGGCCCCTGTGACCCGACGATGCGCGACCTTTCCCTCCCGGCTGCCGCTGGTGCAACTGGATCATGTGCTGGGCCGGGGCCTGTTGCCTGCGGCCTCGCATGTGCCGCGCGGCCCGCAGTGGGCGCGCATGTCAGATCACCTGCCCTTGGTGACGGAGTGGAATTTGCCCACGGAGTGGCCGGCATGCTGA
- the nudB gene encoding dihydroneopterin triphosphate diphosphatase, giving the protein MTLPYKIPQSVLVVIYTPQHEVLLIRRVESDPLAPPFWQSVTGAKDFPEERWAVTAAREVWEETGLDCRPGGPFEQGLVDWGLENIYPIYPRWLYRYAPGVTHNTERVFGLGVPHKPDVHLSPTEHTDSCWLPMADAADLCFSPSNAEAVLMLMHWDRLPLGRSKA; this is encoded by the coding sequence ATGACGTTGCCGTACAAAATTCCTCAGTCGGTCTTGGTGGTGATCTACACGCCCCAGCACGAGGTACTGCTGATACGCCGTGTGGAGTCTGACCCCTTGGCGCCACCCTTTTGGCAATCCGTGACGGGGGCCAAAGACTTTCCAGAGGAGCGCTGGGCCGTCACAGCAGCCCGGGAGGTCTGGGAAGAGACGGGCCTCGACTGCCGACCCGGCGGGCCCTTCGAGCAAGGGCTGGTCGATTGGGGGCTGGAGAACATTTATCCGATTTATCCCCGCTGGCTGTACCGATACGCTCCCGGCGTCACGCACAACACCGAGCGGGTGTTTGGCTTGGGTGTTCCGCATAAGCCCGATGTTCATTTGAGCCCGACGGAGCACACGGACAGCTGTTGGCTGCCGATGGCTGATGCAGCGGACCTCTGCTTTTCTCCTTCCAATGCGGAGGCCGTCTTGATGCTGATGCACTGGGATCGGCTGCCATTGGGGAGGAGCAAAGCATGA